From Chryseobacterium gallinarum, one genomic window encodes:
- a CDS encoding bacteriocin has translation MKNQNLNKGKKLNKKELKVITGGLRLCVDPSTGFCTEISDACAERRCRLIVGPILD, from the coding sequence ATGAAAAATCAAAATTTGAACAAAGGCAAAAAATTAAACAAGAAAGAACTTAAAGTTATTACCGGAGGATTAAGATTATGCGTTGATCCTTCAACCGGTTTTTGTACAGAAATCAGTGATGCTTGCGCAGAACGTCGATGCAGGCTTATAGTGGGACCTATATTGGATTAA
- a CDS encoding helix-turn-helix domain-containing protein — protein sequence MEKIVHTSLEDFYREMAAKLGKDLESIFPKGLHKDIGHFNVFDIAQTIEKVKNTSEMPYNRRKYYKISFIKGKNRAEYADKVISIQQNALLFATPKVPYHWIPEDPQQSGSFCVFTEDFFIKDKSYNSLEDLPIFQPGNVPVFEIDDALAEEIEILFTKIKKEIDSDYIFKYDLIRNYVLELIHYGQKLQPATQLSTVNDASMRVVSLFIELLERQFPIESLEQRLQLKTAKDYSDRLAVHVNYLNKRLKESTGKTTTELISERIIQEAKILLKQTRWNVSEISYALGFEEIAHFSNFFKRKTSFTPLEFRS from the coding sequence ATGGAAAAAATTGTGCATACTTCATTGGAAGATTTTTACAGGGAAATGGCAGCCAAGCTGGGTAAAGATCTGGAAAGTATTTTTCCAAAGGGGCTTCATAAAGATATCGGACACTTTAATGTATTTGATATTGCCCAAACTATTGAAAAAGTAAAAAACACTTCCGAAATGCCCTACAATAGGAGGAAATATTATAAAATCAGTTTTATCAAAGGAAAAAACAGGGCAGAGTATGCAGATAAGGTGATTTCCATACAACAAAATGCATTGCTGTTTGCCACCCCTAAGGTTCCGTACCACTGGATTCCGGAAGACCCGCAGCAGTCAGGCAGTTTTTGTGTGTTTACAGAAGACTTTTTTATTAAAGATAAATCCTATAATAGTCTGGAAGACCTGCCTATTTTTCAACCCGGAAATGTGCCGGTATTTGAGATTGATGATGCCCTTGCAGAAGAAATAGAAATATTATTTACCAAGATCAAAAAGGAAATCGATTCAGATTATATTTTTAAATATGACCTGATCAGGAATTATGTACTGGAGCTGATCCATTATGGTCAGAAACTACAGCCCGCCACCCAGCTATCAACTGTCAATGATGCTTCTATGCGGGTTGTTTCTTTATTTATAGAACTACTGGAAAGGCAGTTTCCCATTGAATCTTTAGAACAGAGGCTGCAGCTGAAAACAGCAAAAGACTATTCAGACAGGCTTGCCGTCCACGTTAACTACCTTAATAAAAGGCTGAAAGAAAGCACGGGAAAAACGACTACAGAACTGATCAGTGAACGTATTATCCAGGAAGCAAAAATACTGTTAAAGCAAACCAGGTGGAATGTATCTGAGATTTCTTATGCTTTGGGCTTTGAGGAAATCGCTCATTTTTCCAACTTCTTTAAGAGAAAAACTTCATTTACCCCGCTGGAATTCAGATCATGA
- a CDS encoding SDR family NAD(P)-dependent oxidoreductase: MTTKTNIALVTGGNRGLGKNSAVKIAQKGLDVIITYRSNKDEAEAVVEEIRKMGRNAVAFQLDTKNIKSFDAFVKEVTDYLQQNTGNSRIDYLINNAGTALYSPITEVTEEQLDDMVDIHFKGVFFLTQKLLPVMNDGGGIINISSGLARFATPGSSVYGSVKAGVEMLTKYMAKELGERKIKANVIAPGAIETDFGGGRVRDNKEINAVVAGATALGRVGLPDDIGGVVAFLCTEDARWINGQRIEVSGGMFL, translated from the coding sequence ATGACCACAAAAACAAATATTGCACTGGTTACGGGAGGTAACCGTGGTTTAGGAAAGAATTCTGCAGTTAAAATCGCCCAAAAAGGCCTGGATGTTATTATTACCTATAGAAGCAATAAGGACGAAGCGGAAGCCGTAGTGGAGGAGATCAGGAAAATGGGGAGAAATGCAGTTGCTTTTCAGCTGGATACAAAAAATATTAAAAGCTTCGATGCATTTGTGAAAGAAGTGACGGATTATTTACAGCAAAATACAGGAAACTCCCGGATTGATTATCTTATCAACAATGCAGGAACTGCTTTGTATTCACCGATTACAGAAGTTACAGAAGAACAGCTTGATGATATGGTGGATATTCACTTCAAAGGGGTATTCTTCCTGACACAAAAATTATTGCCCGTAATGAATGACGGAGGAGGTATTATTAATATTTCTTCAGGATTGGCAAGGTTTGCAACTCCGGGATCATCTGTTTATGGCTCTGTAAAAGCAGGGGTGGAAATGCTGACGAAATATATGGCCAAAGAGTTAGGAGAAAGGAAAATAAAAGCCAATGTCATTGCTCCCGGCGCAATTGAAACCGACTTTGGTGGCGGAAGAGTAAGGGATAATAAAGAGATCAATGCCGTAGTGGCAGGGGCTACCGCCTTGGGAAGGGTAGGACTTCCGGATGATATCGGTGGTGTAGTGGCATTCTTATGTACTGAGGATGCACGATGGATCAACGGACAACGAATTGAAGTTTCAGGAGGAATGTTTCTGTAA
- the ychF gene encoding redox-regulated ATPase YchF, with product MKCGIVGLPNVGKSTLFNCLSNAKAQSANYPFCTIEPNLGTVSVPDQRLFELEKIVKPERVLPAVVEIVDIAGLVKGASKGEGLGNQFLANIRECEAIIHVLRCFDNGNIVHVEGSVDPLRDKEIIDIELQLKDLETVGKAVEKAKKFIKSGKKEDILTYETLQNLQKFLEDGKNAREFAVDDLTKSIIGEVQLLTNKPVLYVCNVDENSIKNGNEWVGKIEEMAKNEGAEVVVLAAQIEADINELETYEEREIFLDELGLTEPGVNRLIRKAYDLLKLQTYFTAGVKEVRAWTIGQGWTAPQAAGVIHTDFEKGFIRAEVIKYNDYIQYGSEVKVKEAGKLSVEGKEYIVQDGDIMHFRFNV from the coding sequence ATGAAATGTGGAATCGTAGGCCTGCCAAATGTAGGTAAATCAACTCTTTTTAACTGTCTGAGCAATGCAAAAGCTCAATCGGCAAACTATCCTTTCTGTACTATTGAACCTAACCTGGGAACAGTTTCCGTACCGGATCAGAGACTATTTGAACTGGAAAAAATTGTAAAACCAGAAAGAGTATTGCCCGCTGTAGTTGAAATCGTTGATATTGCAGGTCTTGTAAAGGGAGCCAGCAAAGGAGAGGGACTAGGAAATCAGTTTTTAGCGAATATCCGTGAGTGTGAGGCTATCATCCATGTTTTAAGATGTTTTGACAACGGAAATATTGTTCACGTTGAAGGTTCTGTAGATCCTTTAAGAGATAAAGAAATCATTGATATCGAATTACAGCTGAAAGACCTTGAAACAGTAGGAAAAGCTGTTGAAAAAGCTAAAAAGTTCATTAAGTCCGGAAAGAAAGAAGATATCTTAACATATGAAACGCTTCAAAATCTGCAAAAATTCCTTGAAGATGGGAAAAATGCCAGAGAATTTGCTGTAGATGATTTGACAAAGTCAATTATCGGCGAAGTTCAGTTGTTGACTAACAAGCCGGTCCTTTACGTTTGTAACGTAGATGAAAACTCCATCAAGAACGGAAACGAATGGGTGGGAAAGATTGAAGAAATGGCAAAAAACGAAGGCGCTGAAGTAGTTGTTTTGGCAGCGCAGATTGAAGCCGATATCAATGAACTGGAAACTTACGAAGAAAGAGAAATTTTCCTTGACGAACTAGGTCTTACAGAACCGGGAGTCAACCGTCTGATCAGAAAAGCTTATGATCTGTTAAAACTTCAGACATATTTTACGGCCGGAGTAAAAGAAGTAAGAGCATGGACGATAGGGCAAGGGTGGACGGCTCCCCAGGCAGCCGGTGTGATCCACACTGACTTTGAAAAAGGTTTCATCCGTGCAGAGGTGATCAAATATAATGATTATATCCAGTATGGTTCTGAGGTAAAAGTAAAAGAAGCCGGAAAACTTTCTGTGGAAGGTAAAGAATATATCGTTCAGGACGGAGACATTATGCACTTCAGATTCAACGTATAA
- a CDS encoding bacteriocin: protein MKNQITKTGKKLNKKELKTITGGMYDCMAPEPCEPYPGPCESHADANGCTMISPFCGQKICRP, encoded by the coding sequence ATGAAAAACCAGATTACAAAAACCGGCAAAAAGCTCAACAAAAAAGAACTGAAAACAATTACCGGCGGAATGTACGACTGTATGGCTCCCGAACCTTGTGAACCTTATCCTGGGCCCTGTGAATCTCATGCAGATGCCAATGGCTGTACGATGATCTCTCCGTTTTGCGGTCAAAAAATATGCAGACCTTAA
- a CDS encoding ferritin produces the protein MNTKRLSENMEKALSDQMNKEIHASHVFLSYGIWADDKGYQGIANFLYRHAQEERNHSIKFMEYILNRGGKPKVEAIPAPPADPENLTACFDGVFKHEVDNTTAIYRIVDLSMEEKDWATWNFMQWFVQEQIEEETLAQNLIDKLKIAGGDRATDESLFTLDKTLQDAPNDVPLAQEATGDNP, from the coding sequence ATGAATACTAAAAGACTTTCCGAAAACATGGAAAAAGCACTTAGTGACCAGATGAACAAGGAAATTCATGCCTCACACGTTTTTTTATCTTATGGAATCTGGGCTGATGATAAAGGATATCAGGGAATTGCCAATTTCCTTTACCGCCATGCTCAGGAAGAAAGAAACCACTCGATTAAATTCATGGAATATATTTTAAACAGAGGGGGGAAACCAAAAGTAGAAGCTATCCCGGCTCCTCCGGCTGATCCTGAAAACCTTACCGCCTGTTTTGATGGGGTTTTTAAACATGAAGTTGACAATACAACTGCCATTTACAGAATTGTAGATCTCTCTATGGAAGAGAAAGACTGGGCAACCTGGAATTTCATGCAGTGGTTCGTACAAGAGCAGATTGAAGAAGAAACATTAGCCCAGAATCTGATTGATAAATTAAAAATCGCAGGTGGTGACAGAGCTACAGACGAATCTTTATTCACGTTAGATAAAACTTTACAGGACGCACCGAATGACGTTCCGCTGGCTCAGGAAGCCACAGGAGATAACCCATAA